The genomic region CTTCCAGGGCGAGTTCTGGATCGACGAGATCGGCTACTACCAGTACACGCTCAAGCGGGGCTGCCCCGCCCGGCAGGAGAAGTAGCAGGGGTAGGCCCCAGGCCCACCTGACAGCCACCGGCAGCACCCCTCGAGGCCCCGCCACCGTGACATCGCGTCACGGGGACGGGGCCTTCTGGCGTGATGTTGAGTCCTGAAAGGTGGGCCGGCGTGATCGCGTACGCCGGGGCACAAGGCACGTTCCGGGCCACTTCTCAATCTGGGTACCCGCGTCTACTTTCCGTCGTCCCTCCCCACTGGGCAGAAGTTTTCCCAGGATGGCGAGGCGCGGTTCTCCAGGAGCTCGCATGAAGGTGGTTCTTCGGTTCGGTGCACTGGCGGTGGGCGTCGCGCTCGCGGCCGGTGGGGTGGGGGAGGCGGCGGAGCAGACGGCACCGCCGCGCAAGGTGGCGACGAAGAAGTCCTCTTCCGCGAAGGCCGCGGCCAGGAAGGCCGAGGCCGCGAGCAAGAAGGAGGAGGCGAAGAAGGCGGAGCTTCCGCCCGGCGTCGCCCCCCAGGACATGCGCAAGGGCCCGGCGCGGGTGAAGCCCGCCACGGCCAAGTTCGCGGACATGCCGCGCATCGCGGACTCCAAGAAGGACGCGCTGGCGGACAAGAAGCGCGACGAGGCCATTGAGGGCTTCAAGCGCCTCATCCCCAAGCTGCAGGAGACGTCCACCCAGAAGGCGGAGATGCAGTACCGCCTGTCGGAGCTCTACTGGGAGAAGTCCAAGTACCTCTACACGCTGGAGATGGAGAAGTTCCTCGCGGCGGAGAAGGCCTACGACGCCGCCGTGGCGCGCGGCGAGAAGGCCACCGCCCCGGAGCAGGACCACCGCGAGTCCGAGCGCTACCGCGCGGAGACGATGCGCATCTACGAGGCCATCCTCAGCGAGTACCCGGACTACCCGGCCCGCGACGAGGTCCTCTTCTCCCTGGGCTACAACCTCTACGAGCTCAACCGCCGCGAGGACGCGGTGGCGCGCTACGAGGAGCTGATCCGCGACTTCCCGAAGTCGCAGTTCGTCCCGGACGCGTACATCCAGCTGGGCAACCACTACTTCGAGAACAACAAGCTCGCGCCCGCCAAGGAGAACTACGAGAAGGCGCGCGACTCCGGCGTTCCGAAGATCTACGCCTACGCGACCTACAAGCTGTCCTGGTGTGACTTCAACGCGGGCGACCTGGACGCGGGCCTGAAGAAGCTCCACGAGGTGGTGGACTACGCCAGCCAGCGCGGCGAGGAGCTGGGCGACCTGCGCACGGAGGCCCTCAACGACCTCACCGTCTTCTACGTCCAGCTGGATCAGCCGAAGGAGGCGCTCGCCTACTTCAAGCAGAAGGCCCCGCCGAAGCGCCAGGGCCGGCTGCTCGCCAAGACGGCCGCGGGCCTGGTGGACGCGGGCCACTTCGACAGCGCCATCCTGGTGTACCGCACGCTCATCGACGACGCGCCCATGGGCGCGAACGCTCCCGAGTACCAGCAGGCCGTGGTGCGCGCCTTCGAAGGCCTGCGCCAGCGCCAGCAGGTCCGCAAGGAGATGAAGCGGATGGTGGACCTCTACCGCCCGGGTGGCGAGTGGTGGACCGCCAACGCGAGCAACGCGGGCGTGCTGCGCAACGCCTTCAGCGTCACCGAAGAGGCCATGCGCGTGATGGTGACCGAGTACCACCAGGAGGCGCAGAAGACGCGCCAGGTGGAGACCTACCGGCTCGCGCGCGACATCTACAAGCAGTACGTGGACGCGTTCGCCTCCAGCGACAACCCGGAGTTCGTCGCGGACTCGGCCTTCAACATCCGCTTCTTCTACGCCGAAATCCTCTGGGCCCTGGAGGAGTGGGAGGCCGCCGCCGGCGAGTACGACGCCGTCGTGGCGTTCAAGATTCCCGACCGCGACTCCGCGAAGGAGGTCTCCAACGAGACCTACCGCAAGTCCGCCGCGTACAACGCGGTGCTCGCCTACGACAAGCTCGTCAAGATTGAACGTGGCCAGCTCTCCAAGAGCGACCTGAAGGACGGCCAGAAGGTCGACGAGAAGAAGGACAAGGGCGACGTCGCCAAGCAGAAGCTGGTGAAGCGCGACGCGAAGGAGCAGGCCGAGCAGCCGCTCACGAAGTTCGAGGACCGGCTGGTCGCCGCGTGCGACACGTACAACACCCTCTTCCCGGGCAACCAGGATGAGATCGACCTGCGCTACCAGGCGGCCGTCATCCTCTACGACCGCGCGCACTTCGTGGACGCGGCCCGCCGCTTCGGGGAGATCATCGAGAAGTTCCCGGAGGAGCGCCGCTCGCGCGACGCCGCGGACCTGACCATGTACGTGCTGGAGAGCCGCGAGGAGTGGCAGGAGCTCAACACGCTCTCGCGGAAGTTCCTCGGCAACAAGAAGCTGTCCAAGCCCGGCTCGGACTTCGCCCTGCGCGTGGCCCGCGTGGTGGAGGGCAGCCAGTACAAGTACGTGGACGAGGTCGTCTACAAGAAGGAGAAGAACCCGGCGAAGGCCGCCGAGGAGTTCCTCGCCTTCGTCACGGAGTTCCCCAAGTCTGAGAACGCGGACCGCGCGCTCACCTACGCCATGGTCATCGCGCAGGAGGCGGGTGAGGTCGACAAGGGCATCACCGCCGGCGAGCGCGTCCTCAAGGAGTACCCGAACAGCAACTTCGAGCTGCAGACCCGCTACACGCTGTCCGGCCTCTACGAGAAGGTCGCCGAGTTCAAGAAGGCCGCGGCCATGTCCGAGTCCTTCGTCGCCGAGTACGACGCGGCGATGAAGGCCCGCGAGTCGCAGTCCAAGAAGGACAAGGAGAAGAAGGCCAGCGCGGTCGCGAAGAAGGACGACACGCCGGGCGCCGTGGAGGACGCGGAGTCCAAGCGCGCGCAGAAGGCCGCCGAGCGCAAGGCGCAGGTGGACGCGGCGGGTGCGTGGGTGGCGGACGCCCTCTTCAACGCGGGCGTCTGGTACGACGGCCTGGGCGAGTCCCAGAAGGCCGTCAACGCGTGGAACAACTACCTGACGCGCTTCAAGGACCGCAAGGACGTGCCCCAGGTGGCGTTCTCCATCGGCCTCGTGTGGGAGAAGGAGAAGAAGTGGGGCGACGCGGCCCGCGCCTTCGACCGCTTCGTGGAGGACTACGGCCGTGACTCGCGCACCGCCGCGGGGCAGCCGTACCTGGCGCGATACCACCAGCTGCTCGCGTACCAGAAGATGAAGGACGTGCGCGGCCAGGAGAAGGCGCAGGACGAGCTGGTGCGCGGCTGGAACAAGCTGGCGGAGGGCGTGCGCAAGGACACCGCGGTGCTCAACGCTTACGGCCACGCGCGCTTCCTGGCGCTGGAGCCCACGTGGAAGCGCTTCAGCGACATCAAGTTCACGCGCGTCTCCACCATCCGCCGCGACCTGCAGGCCAAGCAGAAGGAGATGCTGCGCGTGGAGAAGGAGTACGCGGCGGTGCTCGCCACGGGCTCCGGCGAGTGGGGCATCGCGGCGCTGACCCGCATCGGCCTCGCGTACGCGGACTTCGCCCGCAACATCATGGACTCGCCGGACCCCTCCGGGCTGGATGACGAACAGCTCAGCATGTACCGCGCGGAGCTGGAGAACCTGGCCATGCCGCTGGAGGAGAAGTCCAGCGAGGCGCTGGAGAAGGGCCTCCAGAAGGCCTACGAGCTGGGCATCTACAGCGAGTGGACGCTGGCCGCGCAGGATCAGATCAACAAGCTGCGCCCGGGCGCCTACGCCCAGGTGAAGCCGGTGACGTACCGGGGCAGCAGTGATTCGCGCATCGCCTCGGGCGTGCTGAAGGACCTCAACGGCCCCATCAGCGCCTCCGCGGAGCCCAAGCCCACCGTCGCGCCGGCGGCGCCGGAGGCCGTGCCCGCCGAGGGCGCGAAGCCCGCCGCTCCGGAAGGGACGCCGGAGGCCGCGAAGCCCGAGCCCACCGCGTCGCTCGAGGGGGTTCAGCCGTGAAGACGAACCACAGCATCGACATCAGCAGCCAGTTGAAGGGGATGGGGACGACGGGGATGAACGGCTTTCGCACCAAGCGGATGTTCCTGGCGGGGGCCTTCGCCTTCGCCTTCACCACGGCCTGCGCCACGGGGCCCCGCCCCACGCCGGTCGCGATGAACACGGTGGAGAAGCCCGCCGTCACCGTGCCCGCCGCGCCCAAGGCCGCTCCGGCGGACAAGGGTGACGCCGACGGCCAGTTCGCCCAGGCCCTGCAGGCCTACGAGGCCGGGGACCTGGACGCCGCGCGCAAGGGCTTCGAGGCGGTTGTCTCCCTGGACCCCAAGGCGCTCAACGCCCGGTTCAACCTGGGCGTCATCGCGGAGAAGCAGGGCCGCCCGGCGGACGCCCGCGCGGCGTACGAGCAGGTGCTCGCCATCGACCCGGCGCACACGCCGTCGGTGATGAACCTGGGGCTGATGCACCGGCACGAGGGCCAGCTGGACGAGGCCCTGTCGCTGTACACGAAGGCGCTCCAGACGCCGGGCCACGAGCACGACGAGCCCGTGCTCAACGCGCTGGCCGCGACGTACCGGCTGGCGGGCAAGCTGGACGAGGCGGAGGCCACCGGCCGGCGCGTGCTCGCGCGCAGCAAGGACAACCCGGAGGCGTACAAGACGCTGGCGCTGGTGGCGTACGACCGCGGCCAGTACCGCCTGGCGGAGTTGCTGGTCATCAACGCGCGCAAGGTCACGCCGGACGACCCGGCCATCTCCAACACGCTGGGGATGATCTACCTGAAGATGGACGACCGCCCGCGCGCCCTGGCCCAGTTCCAGAAGGCCGTGTCGCTGGATGACAACTTCGCGCCCGGCCACCTCAACCTGGGCGCCCTGGCGCTGAGCTACCGCGACTACGCGGGCGCGGAGAAGGCCTTCACCAAGGCCCTGTCCCTGGAGCCCGACGGCCTGGAGGGCCAGCTGTACCTGGCGTACGCGCTGGACGGCCAGAAGGGCGTGGATCCGAAGAAGGGCATGGCCGCGGGCGAGGCGTTCGAGAAGGTGCTCGCGCGCGCCGCGGACAAGCCGGAGGCGGTGTGCGGCGCGGGCTGGGCGTACGCGGCCGACCGCGTGGGCTTCGAGAAGGCCATCGCGTTCCTGGACCGCTGCAAGGAGCTGCCCGTCTCCACGGATCAGGACAAGCAGCTCATCACCGCCAAGGTGAACGGCCTGCAGAACATGCTCAAGAACCCGCCGCCCGCGCCGGCTCCGGCCGCCGCCACGGCGGAGGCGGAGGGCGAGCCCAAGAAGGACGCGGCCGCCACCGGTGGCGCGGGTTCGTCCGTGATGAACCAGCTGCCCCAGGACGCCAACGCGCCCGAGCAGGAGGCCGCTCCGGCCGAAGGCACCGAGGCGGCTCCGGAAGCGGCTCCGGCGGCTCCCGCCGCTGACGAAGCGTCTGGCAATGGACAGGTGGCGCCCGCGCCTGTTCCGGCGCCCTGAAGAAACAACAGTCGCCCTGGCGGGAAGGACGAGAACTTTCTTCCCGCCTCCAGGCCCCCAGGTGCAAGCGGCCGGGCGACTCCCTTAGAATCCAGGGACTTGGAGTTGGTGCGAGCCCTGCAATGGAAGCGCGAAGCGGGCCTGGCGGAGACATCACATGAAACGACTGCTGGCAGCGATGGTGATGGTGGGCGGACTGGGAGTGGCGGCTCCCGCCCTGGCGCAGGACAGCGGCAAGGACTCGGTGAAGATCATCCAGGAGGAGGATCGCACCGTGTACCGCAAGAAGACGGTGATTGATTTCACGGACGTCGCGGTCGAGGGCGAGCTCACGAAGCCGGAAGGCTCCTACGTGCTCAACCGCAAGAAGACGGATTTCCAGAGTCTCATCAAGGTCCGGGAGAACTTCGACCCGGAGCTTCAGAAGTCAGCGGACAATCTTTAGACGGCACAGGTGGCGTTGAACGTTTTCGGGACGGGAAGGGAAGAAGGAAGAACTTCATGGCGGCGGCGAGAAAAAACGGTTTGACGCTTCGGATCACCACCCCCGACGGCTCCATCCAGGAGACGGTTTCGGAGGCGGAGAGTGTCATCGTGGGGTCGGGCGCCCAGGCGGCGGTGAAGATTCAGGATCCGCGCGTGTCCAACCTCCACGTGATGCTGAAGGTGGACAACGATGGCTCCGTGACGGCCATCGACCTGGGCAGTGAAGGCGGCACCCAGGTGTCCGGGCAGAAGCTCATCATCCCCACGGCGCTCAAGCCCGGGGACGTGCTCACGGTGGGCACCTCGCAGGTGGAGGTGCTCTTCGGTGACGCGCCCCGGCCGGTGGCTCCGGCGGCGGCGGTGGCCCAGCCCGGCGTGTTCCAGCAGCGCCCGGTGATGCCACCCACGGCTCCGGTGCCGCCTCCGGCGGTTTCCCACGCGGCTCCGGCAGCGCACGCGGCGCCGGTGCCTCCGAACATGCGGCAGGCGCCTCCGCCTCCGCGGCCCGCGATGAACGCGGCGCCCTCGGCGAACGTGGTGGGCACGGTCAGCACGCCGCGCTCCGCTCCGGCGGGCGCGCTGGGCACCCAGGTGGCGACGAACGTGACGTCCACCCCGGTGTTCGGTCCTCCGGCGCCTCCGGTGGCGGCGCGCAAGGCCACGCCTCCCCAGGTGGCGGCGGCCCGGAAGCCGCAGCCTCCGCCGCACCTGCAGGAGCCGCTGCCCCGGGACGCGCAGCCGACGCCCGACGCGAAGGTGCTGCAGGTCTCCATGCTCTGGGGCGACCAGATGCTGGAGGTCCAGCACTTCAAGGACGGCGCGCCGGTCACCATCGGCGAGGGCGCCAAGAACACCTTCACGGTGTACTCGCCGCAGGTGGGCAAGCGCCACGTGCTCGCGGTGAGCAAGGGCGACAAGCTGGAGCTGCGCGCTCCGGCGGGCTCCGGCGTGTTCGTCACCAACAACGGCGACGTGCGCACGAAGGACGCGCTGCGCGCCGCGGGCCAGCTCAACAACGCCACGCCGGACCAGGAGCAGCTCTTCACCCTGGGCCTGCATGACCGGGCGGAGGTGTCGCTGGGCACCGTGGCGTTCGTGATGCGCTACGTGAAGCCGTCGCCGGCCATCCTGGCGACGTCGCTGGCGGATCGCGACTTCGGCTTCTTCAAGATCGCCGCCATCTGCATCCTCGCCGCCGCCGCGTTCGTCACCGCCATGGTGCTGACGCCGCACACGGAGACGAAGTCCGCGGACGACGTCTTCGAGTCCCAGCAGCGCGTGGCCAAGTTCCTCATCGCCCCGCAGAAGAAGGAGGAGGCGAAGAAGCTCCAGCTCTCCGGCGTGGAAGAGGGCGCCAAGGCCAAGGACGAAGAGGGCAAGTTCGGCAAGCAGGAGGCGAAGCAGGAGGAGGCCGCGCCCTCCAAGCCGGGCACCCCGGTGGTGGACAAGAGCAAGAAGGAGAAGGACCGCCAGGTGGTGGGCAAGGTGGGCCTCCTCGGCGCGCTCAAGGGCATGAAGGGTGGCGCGTCGGACGTGTTCGGTCCGGGCGGCATCGGCACCGGCATCAACAACTCGCTGGGCGGCCTCAAGGGCGGCGCGGCCATGGGTGACGCGCACGGCGTGGGCGGCCTGGGTTCGCGTGGTACGGGCAACGGCGGTGGCGGCACGGCGCTGGGCATCGGCGGCCTGGGCACCCAGGGCAACGGCCGGGGCACGGGCGGCTCGGGCGGCATCGACCTGGGCGGCCGTGGCAAGTCCGTCACCAAGGTCATCCCCGGCAAGACGACGGTGATTGGCGGCCTGGACAAGGACGTCATCGCCAAGGTCATCCGGCGGCACCAGAACGAGATCAAGTACTGCTACGAGTCGGAGCTGAACAAGAACCCGGCGCTGGCAGGCAAGGTCGCGGTGGCCTTCACCATCGACCCGGCGGGCGCGGTGGCGGACGCCAGCGTGTCGGAGTCCACGCTGGGCAGCACCCCGGCGGAGCAGTGCATGATCTCCCGCATCCGCCGCTGGAAGTTCCCGGAGCCCAAGGGCGGCGGCGTGGTGAACGTGACGTACCCCTGGCTGTTCTCGCCCTCGGGCGCGGACGCCGCTGAGTAGTCCGGGGCGCGATCCGTAGACTGGAAGACCGAAGTGGCGTGGACGAAACGGTCCACGCCATTTTCGTTTTTCCCCGCTGCCGTTTCGTGCCGGGCATCACTACTGTCCGTGCCGCTGCTGCCCGGAGTGCGAGGGAGCAGGAGGACAACGTGACGGGAGGAGTCGTGAGGAAGTCGCTGCTGTTGGCCGCGTTCGCGCTGGCGACGCCGGCCCTGGGAGCCACCCCGCCGGAGGGCGTCCCGTTCGAGCCGCGCCGGGGGTTCTTCACCGAGACCGACGTCGGGGTGTTCTTCACGGTGGGCGGCGAGAACAGCTACTCCAACGCGCAGTCGTACGTGCAGCTGGGCATCGGCTACGACCTGACGGAGCGGCTGTCGCTGGGCGCTCACTTCGCGTTGGGCTCGTCCGCGCAGAACTGCTTCGCGGGCTACCTGCCGGACTCCAACGTCTGCGCGCTGTCGGACAACTTCACGGTGGCCTTCGGCAACCTGACGGCCGCGTACCACGTGCAGCTGGCCCACCGCTTCTACCTGACGCCCAAGGTGACCGCGGGCTACACGCGCCTGGACCC from Corallococcus macrosporus harbors:
- a CDS encoding tetratricopeptide repeat protein produces the protein MKVVLRFGALAVGVALAAGGVGEAAEQTAPPRKVATKKSSSAKAAARKAEAASKKEEAKKAELPPGVAPQDMRKGPARVKPATAKFADMPRIADSKKDALADKKRDEAIEGFKRLIPKLQETSTQKAEMQYRLSELYWEKSKYLYTLEMEKFLAAEKAYDAAVARGEKATAPEQDHRESERYRAETMRIYEAILSEYPDYPARDEVLFSLGYNLYELNRREDAVARYEELIRDFPKSQFVPDAYIQLGNHYFENNKLAPAKENYEKARDSGVPKIYAYATYKLSWCDFNAGDLDAGLKKLHEVVDYASQRGEELGDLRTEALNDLTVFYVQLDQPKEALAYFKQKAPPKRQGRLLAKTAAGLVDAGHFDSAILVYRTLIDDAPMGANAPEYQQAVVRAFEGLRQRQQVRKEMKRMVDLYRPGGEWWTANASNAGVLRNAFSVTEEAMRVMVTEYHQEAQKTRQVETYRLARDIYKQYVDAFASSDNPEFVADSAFNIRFFYAEILWALEEWEAAAGEYDAVVAFKIPDRDSAKEVSNETYRKSAAYNAVLAYDKLVKIERGQLSKSDLKDGQKVDEKKDKGDVAKQKLVKRDAKEQAEQPLTKFEDRLVAACDTYNTLFPGNQDEIDLRYQAAVILYDRAHFVDAARRFGEIIEKFPEERRSRDAADLTMYVLESREEWQELNTLSRKFLGNKKLSKPGSDFALRVARVVEGSQYKYVDEVVYKKEKNPAKAAEEFLAFVTEFPKSENADRALTYAMVIAQEAGEVDKGITAGERVLKEYPNSNFELQTRYTLSGLYEKVAEFKKAAAMSESFVAEYDAAMKARESQSKKDKEKKASAVAKKDDTPGAVEDAESKRAQKAAERKAQVDAAGAWVADALFNAGVWYDGLGESQKAVNAWNNYLTRFKDRKDVPQVAFSIGLVWEKEKKWGDAARAFDRFVEDYGRDSRTAAGQPYLARYHQLLAYQKMKDVRGQEKAQDELVRGWNKLAEGVRKDTAVLNAYGHARFLALEPTWKRFSDIKFTRVSTIRRDLQAKQKEMLRVEKEYAAVLATGSGEWGIAALTRIGLAYADFARNIMDSPDPSGLDDEQLSMYRAELENLAMPLEEKSSEALEKGLQKAYELGIYSEWTLAAQDQINKLRPGAYAQVKPVTYRGSSDSRIASGVLKDLNGPISASAEPKPTVAPAAPEAVPAEGAKPAAPEGTPEAAKPEPTASLEGVQP
- a CDS encoding tetratricopeptide repeat protein; the encoded protein is MKTNHSIDISSQLKGMGTTGMNGFRTKRMFLAGAFAFAFTTACATGPRPTPVAMNTVEKPAVTVPAAPKAAPADKGDADGQFAQALQAYEAGDLDAARKGFEAVVSLDPKALNARFNLGVIAEKQGRPADARAAYEQVLAIDPAHTPSVMNLGLMHRHEGQLDEALSLYTKALQTPGHEHDEPVLNALAATYRLAGKLDEAEATGRRVLARSKDNPEAYKTLALVAYDRGQYRLAELLVINARKVTPDDPAISNTLGMIYLKMDDRPRALAQFQKAVSLDDNFAPGHLNLGALALSYRDYAGAEKAFTKALSLEPDGLEGQLYLAYALDGQKGVDPKKGMAAGEAFEKVLARAADKPEAVCGAGWAYAADRVGFEKAIAFLDRCKELPVSTDQDKQLITAKVNGLQNMLKNPPPAPAPAAATAEAEGEPKKDAAATGGAGSSVMNQLPQDANAPEQEAAPAEGTEAAPEAAPAAPAADEASGNGQVAPAPVPAP
- a CDS encoding TonB family protein, whose product is MAAARKNGLTLRITTPDGSIQETVSEAESVIVGSGAQAAVKIQDPRVSNLHVMLKVDNDGSVTAIDLGSEGGTQVSGQKLIIPTALKPGDVLTVGTSQVEVLFGDAPRPVAPAAAVAQPGVFQQRPVMPPTAPVPPPAVSHAAPAAHAAPVPPNMRQAPPPPRPAMNAAPSANVVGTVSTPRSAPAGALGTQVATNVTSTPVFGPPAPPVAARKATPPQVAAARKPQPPPHLQEPLPRDAQPTPDAKVLQVSMLWGDQMLEVQHFKDGAPVTIGEGAKNTFTVYSPQVGKRHVLAVSKGDKLELRAPAGSGVFVTNNGDVRTKDALRAAGQLNNATPDQEQLFTLGLHDRAEVSLGTVAFVMRYVKPSPAILATSLADRDFGFFKIAAICILAAAAFVTAMVLTPHTETKSADDVFESQQRVAKFLIAPQKKEEAKKLQLSGVEEGAKAKDEEGKFGKQEAKQEEAAPSKPGTPVVDKSKKEKDRQVVGKVGLLGALKGMKGGASDVFGPGGIGTGINNSLGGLKGGAAMGDAHGVGGLGSRGTGNGGGGTALGIGGLGTQGNGRGTGGSGGIDLGGRGKSVTKVIPGKTTVIGGLDKDVIAKVIRRHQNEIKYCYESELNKNPALAGKVAVAFTIDPAGAVADASVSESTLGSTPAEQCMISRIRRWKFPEPKGGGVVNVTYPWLFSPSGADAAE
- the cglE gene encoding adventurous gliding motility protein CglE; the protein is MRKSLLLAAFALATPALGATPPEGVPFEPRRGFFTETDVGVFFTVGGENSYSNAQSYVQLGIGYDLTERLSLGAHFALGSSAQNCFAGYLPDSNVCALSDNFTVAFGNLTAAYHVQLAHRFYLTPKVTAGYTRLDPTPVDPDEGDPGRSINAFNAGLGVGVEYATSFDHFSVGADLLGRYIIGPNIMSFAVFPRVKYTF